The genomic region TGGACAGGCTCCTAAAGGTTTTAGAATTTGTGGTTGTAAGGACTTTCATTTTTAAGATAGTCTATAAATTTTGCGAGCTCATAAGTTTTTCCGACTAACATAAAGTGTATGCCTTTCCCAAATTCGGCTATACCGTGGGCAATTTCAAGTGTGTATTCCCAGCCGTAAGCGTGGGGATCTTTTACTTTAGACAGTTTTTCTATAAAGGTGTCAGGAACAGATTCAGGGTTAAGTTTTTTTATGAAGTTTGCCATCTTCAGAGATTTTATGGGAAGTAGTCCTATTATGGGTATAGCCCCTGTTTCTTTGATTATTTCGTGAGTTCTTTTAGCAGTTTCTATGTCGTAAACGGGCTGTGTCTGTATGAATTTTGCACCCAACTCCACCTTTTTTTTCAGTTTTTCAATCTGCAGTTTTTCTGGTCCTGCAAACGGATTAAACACTGCGCCGACGTTAAAAGAGGGTTTGCCTTTTAGTTCCTTTCCGTTTATTAAGTGTCCTTCCTCAAGGGTTTTAACTATCTTTAACATTAACAGAGAATCAACATCGAATACCGGTTTTGCTCCCC from Desulfurobacterium sp. TC5-1 harbors:
- a CDS encoding methylenetetrahydrofolate reductase; amino-acid sequence: MSFSEKINNGKFIITAEVAPPRGTDYRTIIEGIKPLKGYVDGFNVTDNQRSMVRASSIAMAKILLDSGFEPICQFTARDRNRIALQSDLLGAYMLGIRNICLMTGDFTTLGDERGAKPVFDVDSLLMLKIVKTLEEGHLINGKELKGKPSFNVGAVFNPFAGPEKLQIEKLKKKVELGAKFIQTQPVYDIETAKRTHEIIKETGAIPIIGLLPIKSLKMANFIKKLNPESVPDTFIEKLSKVKDPHAYGWEYTLEIAHGIAEFGKGIHFMLVGKTYELAKFIDYLKNESPYNHKF